The region TGGACGCAGGCGATGGTCATGCAATCCAACGCGCTCGATGTCGACATGATCGTCGTGACAGGCGATCTGATCGACGGATCGTTTGACGCACGTGACAGGGACGTGGAACCCCTGCGCGATCTGCATGCGAAGGACGGCGTCTGGGTCGTTCCCGGAAATCACGAGTATTTCTTCGGCTACGAGGAGTGGATGCGCCAATATGCCAATCTGGGGATGCAGGTGCTCACGAACGATCATGTGGTCCTGAACCGCGATGGCGGGAAGCTCGTATTGGCCGGTGTCACCGACCTGTCAGCCTCCAGGACCCGGAACCCGGCCCCGGATTTGTCTGCCGCCCTTGCGGGTGCGCCGGCAGACGCTCCGATTGTCCTGCTCGACCACCAACCGAGAAATGCCGCGCGGGCCGCTGAACGCGGTATTGCTCTGCAATTGTCGGGCCATACCCATGGCGGCATGATCCTTGGACTTGACCGACTGGTCGCGCGTGCCAACAACGGGTTCGTCTCGGGCCAGTACCAAGTCGGAAACATGACGCTCTATGTGAACAACGGTACAGCACTTTGGCCCGGGTTCGCGCTAAGACTCGGCCGCCCGTCCGAGCTGACGCGGATCACCCTGCGACGCGCGGCACAGCACAATCGTCATCTCGTACTTCCGATGACGAGCTCGAAGCGAGAGCTTGCTTCCGTCTCATCGCCTTAGTTTCTTATGATGCGGGAAGGTGAGAGGGCTTCAATTCGTTTGCGGATGGACGCCATCAGGGCAGGGGCCCACGAGCCGACGTGGTTCGACGAGATGCTCGACAAGGTCGGCTGCCAGATGCCCTTATAAATTTTCCTACTGAACTTGCCCGCACGCGCGCAGCTCCATCAATGTCCCATGCATCTTTGCGGGAGAGCAGGCGATGGAGCCGTGGCTCTGGATAGAGATGGGCTCGACAGGATTGCGTTGGCGGAACGTCTGACGGAAACGTGACGGCGGCACGGCACGTGCGGCAGCTTGCCGTTCCAGATAGGCGGCTGTATGAACGGCGCGCAAACCAGCAGCTACTGGAGCCAGGGCTCGGCGTCGTCGCGCATTCGGATGGTATAATGTTTCGTTAGTGCGCGAAGGACTATTGCATCGCTCCAATGGGAGGAAAAATGAGAACGATTTGGAAATTTAGCTTGGCCATGGCCCTCGGACTGGGTCTGAGCGGTGGTGCGATGGCCCAGACGAAGGAAATTCGCGTCCTTCTGGCCAACCATCCCTATGGCGATATCCTCAAGGCGGCAATTCCGCAGTTCGAGCAGCAGAGCGGAATTAAGGTGAATGTCGAGAGCCTGCAGGAAAGCCAGCTCTCGACCAAGCTGACCACCGAGTTCGCCACGAATTCGTCGTCTGTCGACGTTTTCATGACTCGCCCGCTGCAGGACGGAAAACTCTTCGCCAAGAACAAGTGGTATGAGCCACTCAGCGGGTATGACTTCTCCGACTACCCGGCGAATACGGTGAGCATCGTGACCTACGACGGCAAGCCGAACATCGTTCCGCTGGTCACGGAGTGGCAGGTCCTGTTCTATCGCAAGGACCTTCTGGAAGCCGCAGGGATCAAGGTCCCGACGAATTTCGACGAGCTGGCAGCCGCTGCGGAGAAGCTCAACACCGGAGGCGTGGCGGGCCTCGCATCCCGCGGCAAGGGCGCCGCGGCGGTGACCCAGCTGTCGAGCTATGTCTATAATTTCGGCGGCCAGTACCTCGACAAGGGCGTTGCTGTCTTCGACTCGAAGGAGGCTGTCGACGGCATTCGCTATTATGGCAAGGTCGTCGGAAGCTACGGCCCCCGCGGTGTGACGTCCATGTCGTGGGAAAACATCCTGCCGTTGTTCCAGGCAGGCCGGATCGCCATGTGGACGGATGCGTCCGTCTTCTATGGTCAGATCACCGATCCCGCGAAGACGTCGCTCGGGGCCGACAAGATCGGCATCGCCAACTTCCCGGCTGGACCTAAGACCAATTCTCCCTTCTACGCGACCTCCTGGGGAATTGCTGTAGCGAGCCAGTCGAAGAAGAAAGACTTGGCCAAGACCTTCCTCGATTGGGCGACCAGCAAGGAGCTGGCGGCAAAGGCGATGGTCGGCAACATCACGATGGCACGCACGTCCGTCTGGGAAGATCCTGCCGTCGTCGCCAAGGTCGATCCCGGCCTGGTCGAGACGCGCGCGTTCGTGGCAAAGAACGGCTATCCCACCGATCGCCCCTTCATGAGCGCAGTCGGCGAGGCCCGCGACCTGATCGGCGAGATCGTTCTTGAATCGATCAACACGAAGGGTGCTTCGCCGCAGATCGACGAGATGGCCAAGGACCGTGCCGCCAAGGTCAACAAGCTGCTGCGCGATACGGGCGAGTACGGACAGTAAGTTCATCGGTAAGCCGTGCCGCCCACGGGCGGCACGGCATTGATAGGAAATACCCAGCGCCTGGCGCTTTCACCCGTCGAGAGTTCATGACCCAGAACAGTTACGCGGACAGCAACATCCGATGGATCTATCCTCTGCCGGCGATCCTATTCGTCGCGTTGCTGATGGTCTTTCCGGTCCTCTACACCACCTATATCAGTCTGACGAACTGGACGCTGACGTCGGGCGCTGCGCCATCGTTCGTCGGTCTCGACAACTATGCTCAGGTTTTGATCGAGCCCCGCTTCCTGCAGGCCTTGTGGCGCACGATGGTTTTCACCGTCTCGGCCGTGGCAGTTGAGGCCGTGCTCGGGGTGGCGGCCGCTTTGTTGCTGAATCGAGCCTTCGTGGGGCGGAGCGTGGTCAAGCTGCTGCTTCTCCTGCCCCTGGTCGCGACACCGGTCGCGGTGGGCATCGTTTTCAATCTCTTCTACGATCCGACGATCGGATTGGCCAATTACGTTCTGGAGGCGCTCGGGCTGCCGCCCAGCTCCTGGATCTCCGCTGCCAGCACGGTCATATTCTCCCTCGTGGTCGTCGATGTGTGGCAATGGACTCCCATGATCACGCTGATCGTGCTCGCCGGCCTTGCCGCCCTTTCTGACGAGCCGGCAGAGGCCGCACGCATCGACGGCGCAAACGAGTGGCAGATCATCCGGCTCATCACGATCCCAATGGTCATGCCGGTCATTATCACGGCCGTCATCCTGCGTCTGATCGATGCCCTCAAGACCTTCGACATCATTTTCGCAATGACGGGCGGTGGCCCGGGCTACGCGTCGGAGACGCTCAACCTCATCGGCTACAAGTACAGCTTCGAATATTTCCGAATGGGCCAGGCTGCTGTCATTCTGGTGGTGCTCTTTCTCGTCGTCCTTGCGTGCAGCGTGGCGATCACACGCCTCAACAAGCGAACCGCGACCTGAGCGGCGACACCCAGCGCGAGATTAAGTATCGGTCATGAAAAAAGTTGGACTCAGAATTCTGTTTTACGCGGCAGTCGTCCTGCTGGCTGCGATTGTGTTGCTGCCGTTCCTATGGATGCTGATCTCTTCGCTCAAGACGCAGGTCGACATCGTTGCGTGGCCTCCCAAGTTCGTCTTCAGCCCAACGGTCCAGAATTACTACAAGGTCTTCGAAGAGCAGGATTTCATCCGCTACTTCATCAATTCGACCGTCGTTGCGCTATTCGCGGTGGGCGTGTCCCTTCTGCTCGGCCTTCCGGCCGCCTATTCCATTGCGCGGTTCTCCCAAAAGCGGCTCGCGCTGGTAATCCTTCTGGCGCGGCTGATGCCGGGAATCTCGTTCCTGATGCCGTGGTACATCATCTTCTCCCGTCTCGGACTGATGGACACCTATGTGGCGCTGGTCTTGAGCCATGTTCTGATCGCCCTTCCCATCGTGGTCTGGATCATGTCGAGCTACTTCGAGACCATTCCCATTGAGCTCGAGGAATCGGCGATGGTCGATGGCGCCTCGCGCCACTACATCTTCCTCCGGATCATTCTCCCCCTGTCCGGACCTGGCATCATCACGGCCACGACCTTGGCTTTCATCTTTTCCTGGAACAACTTCCTCTTTTCTCAGGTGCTCAGCATGGAGAAGACGAGGACGCTGCCGATCGCGGTGTTCAATTTCCTCTCTTATGCCGACATCGATTGGGGTGGCGTGATGGCAGCATCCGTGACGATCATGGCGCCCGCCCTTGTTCTAACGATGATCTTCCAGCGCTACGTTGTGAGCGGCCTCACCATGGGAGCCGTTAAGGGATAGCCCGGGGCAGGGCTGTTCCCAACGGCTTACCTTCCATTCCATGTGCTGCTGCGACAGCTCCAAGGACAAAAGACATGGCTTCACTCCAGATCGTCGATGTTCGTAAGGCCTACGGCTCGACCAAAGTCATCCACGGCGTCGATATCGCCATCGAGGATGGCGAATTCGTCATCCTGGTCGGTCCGTCAGGCTGCGGAAAGTCGACTCTCCTGCGTATGATCGCGGGTCTCGAAAGCATCTCCGGCGGGGAAATCCGGATCGGCTCGAAGGTGGTCAACGACATGCCGCCGAAAGAGCGCGACATCGCCATGGTGTTCCAGAACTACGCCCTCTACCCGCACATGACGGTCGCCGACAACATGGCCTTCTCCATGAAGCTGAGGAAGGCGTCGAAGACGGAGATCGAAGAGCGCGTCGGCAAGGCTGCGCAGATCCTCGGCCTGACCAAGCTGCTCGACCGCTACCCGCGCCAGCTCTCCGGCGGCCAGCGCCAGCGCGTCGCGATGGGCCGGGCCATCGTGCGCGACCCGCAGGTGTTCCTGTTCGACGAGCCCTTGTCCAACCTCGACGCAAAGCTGCGGGTGCAGATGCGCACCGAGATCAAGCAGTTGCACCAGCGCCTGAAGACCACCACCGTGTATGTGACGCATGACCAGATCGAGGCCATGACCATGGCCGACAAGATCGTGGTGATGCATGACGGCATCGTGGAGCAGATCGGAGCGCCGCTCGAGCTCTACGACCGCCCGGCCAACCTGTTCGTCGCCGGCTTCATCGGTTCGCCGTCCATGAACTTCCTGAAGGGCCGTCTTCAGGGAGGGCGCTTCATCTCGGAGAACGGCACGTCCCTGCCGGTCGCGAATGCGCCGGCCGCCTCCGACGGCAAGCCGGTCATCTACGGTGTGCGACCGGAGCACTTCATCCTGGACGAGGCGAACGGCCTGCCGGCCGAAGTGGCAGTGGTCGAGCCGACTGGATCGGAGACGCAGGTTTTCGCCAAGTTCGGCGGCGCGGACGTGGTCGGCGTGTTCCGCGAACGCGTCGACGCGCAGCCCGGCCAGCAGATCCGCGTCACCCCCGACCCGAGGCTCGTCCACCTCTTCGACGAGCAGACCGGCAAGCGCCTCTGATCCGTGACATCTGAGCATTGGAAAGCAGCTGAGCGTCGCCATTCCATCAACCCAGGCGGGTCAAGCAGTCGGGACGTTCAACCCGTCGCGCACGGCCTGGGAAGGTGCCCGTTTGAGGGACCTCGCACGGTCGGTTCGCTTGTATGCTGCAGCGTTGTGCCGTCAGCTATGACATCCTCGAGGATATCGACAGAGGAGGGCGGGGCGTCGAGCTGCTCAAGGCCATGGTCGTCGGGAGCATCTTTACGGCGTGTGCAGTTGGCGTGAACCAGCGAACCATTCTTCGTCAGCTGACGAGGACCATGTATTTGGTCCCGACAATCCGCATCCATGGAGAAACGTTCGAGTTGCACGGCGTATGCCGCTTCCAGTCTCTTGCGCCGGGTCTCGGGTTCGGGAACGATCCGATCCACCGCGGAGGTGAGACGCATGCAGAATCGGTCGGATTCCGAGACCAGAAGACGGAGCAATCTTGGTGTGCCGCGGAGGGCTTCAGACACGAAGAAGCCCTCGCTGGGGTGAGCAGTCGAGGGCTTTTGTTTTGGCTGTGGTTGCGGGGACAGGATTTGAACCTGTGACCTTCAGGTTATGAGCCTGACGAGCTACCGGGCTGCTCCACCCCGCGCCACGTGTGGGCCGCCGAAGCGGGGCTTCGACGGCATCAAGCGGAGCCACACAGGCAAACGCGGCGTCTCACCCCCGTGAGCGCCGCGTTCGACCGTGTGGTGGTCATCATAAAGAGGCGTATGTTGCGGTGTCCTTGGCAGGTCCGGCAATGACCTACTCTCCCGGGTCTTGAGACACAGTACCATCGGCGCTGAGGCGTTTAACGGCCGAGTTCGAGATGGGATCGGGTTCTTTTCGCCTCGCTCAAATCACCGGACCGGCGAAGGACAACAGCAACAGGCAAGGGAGGCTCAGGCCTCCACCCGGAACTTTGCAGCTCCCAGGTCAACGTCTTTCTCGTCAGCCTCAGCTCCGGGATCGCAAGATCCCGAGACGGCCGAGGTTACCCATGTCCGACGGACAGGGATCATGAGAGCAATCAAGCCAATCGAGCGATTAGTACCAGTCAGCTCAACGCGTCGCCGCGCTTACACATCTGGCCTATCAACGTGGTCGTCTTCCACGGCTCTGATAGGGAGCACTCGTTTCGAGGTGGGTTTCCCGCTTAGATGCCTTCAGCGGTTATCCCGTCCGTACATAGCTATGCTGCACTGCGGCTGGCGCCACAACAGCTCCACCAGAGGTACGTCCATCCCGGTCCTCTCGTACTAGGGACAGATCCTCTCAATACTCCTACACCCACGGCAGATAGGGACCGAACTGTCTCACGACGTTCTGAACCCAGCTCACGTACCACTTTAATCGGCGAACAGCCGAACCCTTGGGACCTTCTCCAGCCCCAGGATGTGATGAGCCGACATCGAGGTGCCAAACCTCCCCGTCGATATGGACTCTTGGGGGAGATCAGCCTGTTATCCCCGGCGTACCTTTTATCCGTTGAGCGATGGCCCACCCACGCGGGACCACCGGATCACTATGGCCGTCTTTCGACTCTGCTCGACGTGTCAGTCTCGCAGTCAAGCGGGCTTATGCCATTGCACTCAGCGAGCGATTTCCGACCGCTCTGAGCCCACCTTCGCGCGCCTCCGTTACTCTTTGGGAGGCGACCGCCCCAGTCAAACTGCCTACCATGCGCTGTCCCGGACCCGGATCACGGATCGCGGTTAGACATCCATGTCTACAAGGGTGGTATTTCAAGGATGGCTCCACCAGAGCTGGCGCCCCGGCTTCAAAGCCTACCACCTATCCTACACATGCCGACACGAATGCCAGCGCAAAGCTACAGTAAAGGTGCACGGGGTCTTTCCGTCTGACCGCAGGAACCCCGCATCTTCACGGGGAATTCAATTTCACTGAGTCTATGTTGGAGACAGCGGGGAAGTCGTTACGCCATTCGTGCAGGTCGGAACTTACCCGACAAGGAATTTCGCTACCTTAGGACCGTTATAGTTACGGCCGCCGTTTACCGGGGCTTCGATTCAAAGCGTGAACCTCTCCTCTTAACCTTCCGGCACCGGGCAGGCGTCAGACCCTATACGTCGTCTTACCGACTTCGCAGAGTCCTGTGTTTTAGGTAAACAGTCGCCACCCCCTAGTCTGTGCCCCTCCCGCCTGGTTGCCCAAGCGGAAGGCCTCCTTATCCCGAAGTTACGGAGGTAAATTGCCGAGTTCCTTCAACATAGTTCTCTCAAGCGCCTTGGTATACTCTACCAGTCCACCTGTGTCGGTTTCGGGTACGGTCTGATGTGGAGGCTATTTCCTGGGACCCGGAAGCCGCCCGAGCAATCCGATCAGCTCGAACGACGATAAGGATCCGTCACCTTCCACTGGCGCACGAATATTAAAGCGTGCTTCCCATCGACTACGCCTTTCGGCCTCGCCTTAGGGGCCGGCTAACCCTGCGGAGATTAACTTTACGCAGGAACCCTTGGACTTTCGGCGACAGTGTCTTTCACACTGTTTGTCGTTACTCATGTCAGCATTCGCACTTCCGATATCTCCAGCAGCCCTCACGGGTCCGCCTTCACTGACTTACGGAACGCTCCGCTACCGCGCATGCAAAGCATGCACCCTAAGCTTCGGCTCGTGGCTTGAGCCCCGTTACATTTTCGGCGCAGGAACCCTTGTTTAGACCAGTGAGCTGTTACGCTTTCTTTAAAGGATGGCTGCTTCTAAGCCAACCTCCTGGTTGTTTTGGGATTCCCACATCCTTTCCCACTTAGCCACGAATTGGGGGCCTTAGCTGTAGGTCAGGGTTGTTTCCCTCTCCACGACGGACGTTAGCACCCGCCGTGTGTCTCCCGTACACTCCTTCCAGGTATTCGGAGTTTGGTTAGGTTTGGTACCGCTGTGGGCGGCCCTAGCCCATCCAGTGCTCTACCCCCTGGAGGATTCATACGAGGCGCTACCTAAATAGCTTTCGCGGAGAACCAGCTATTTCCGAGTTTGATTGGCCTTTCACCCCTAGCCACAAGTCATCCGAGACTTTTTCAACAGGCACCGGTTCGGTCCTCCAGTGCGTGTTACCGCACCTTCAACCTGCTCATGGCTAGATCACCCGGTTTCGGGTCTAAAGCAACGAACTCAAAACGCCCTGTTCAGACTCGCTTTCGCTGCGCCTCCACCTATCGGCTTAAGCTTGCTCGTTACTTTAAGTCGCTGACCCATTATACAAAAGGTACGCCGTCACCCAGGACGAACCTTGGGCTCCGACTGTTTGTAAGCATCCGGTTTCAGGAACTGTTTCACTCCCCTCGTCGGGGTGCTTTTCACCTTTCCCTCACGGTACTGGTTCACTATCGGTCGCTGAGGAGTACTTAGGCTTGGAGGGTGGTCCCCCCATGTTCAGACAGGATTTCACGTGTCCCGCCCTACTCAAATCCGACCCTCTCCCTTATCCGTACGGGGCTGTCACCCGCTTGAGCCTGCTTTTCCAAACAGTTCCGGTGAAGATCAGGTCGGCATTGGCCTGGTCCGCGTTCGCTCGCCACTACTAACGGAGTCTCGTTTGATGTCCTTTCCTCCGGGTACTTAGATGTTTCAGTTCCCCGGGTTCGCCTTAAACCCCTATGTATTCAGGATCTAATCCCTTCATCGGACCCTCCGTAGTGCCAGACCAGGATCGCTCCTGACCTGACAATACAAAGGGTCGAAGGGGGGTTTCCCCATTCGGAGATCCTTGGATCAAAGCTCGTTCGCAGCTCCCCAAGGCTTATCGCAGCGTACCACGTCCTTCATCGCCTCTCAGCGCCAAGGCATCCACCAGATGCTCTTACGACACTTGATTACTCTCATGATCCATGTCCGCCCGGCAAAAGCCGGACACGAATCCAAAAGAAAGACCTGTTCTTGGCTTGCGCCAAAAACATGTTTTGCTTGCCAAGCATCTCCGGCGCTCCCGGCTGCGGGCCGGGGCTGGTTCGCAGGAACTAGGTCGTCCTGCTGGCCGAAGATGCTGCCTCTTTACGATTTCAAACATCCGCGCTCACCCTCAAGATAAGGGGAGGCGAATTCCTTTGACCTCCGGATCATGGCCACGAAGCATCGTGGTGGAGCCTGTCGGGATCGAACCGACGACCTGAAGCTTGCAAAGCTACCGCTCTCCCAGCTGAGCTAAGGCCCCTGAGCCTCGTCACGAGGCGACACGACAATGGTGGGCCTGGGACGACTCGAACGTCCGACCTCACCCTTATCAGGGGTGCGCTCTAACCACCTGAGCTACAGGCCCCAACCAAAGCGCGCGCTGAAGCAGCGCCAACGCCCCGGTCGATGTATCCGGATTGAGAAGAGAAGCGAAGACGGCAGCGTCCCGCATAGCAGGGTCTGACTGACCCTAGTGTTCCAAGTGTTCCGATAGAAGCGGCATGACGCCACCTCGTAAGAGAACATCCTTAGAAAGGAGGTGATCCAGCCGCAGGTTCCCCTACGGCTACCTTGTTACGACTTCACCCCAGTCGCTGACCCTACCGTGGTCGCCTGCCTCCTTGCGGTTGGCGCAGCGCCGTCGGGTAAGACCAACTCCCATGGTGTGACGGGCGGTGTGTACAAGGCCCGGGAACGTATTCACCGTGGCGTTCTGATCCACGATTACTAGCGATTCCGCCTTCATGCACTCGAGTTGCAGAGTGCAATCCGAACTGAGACGGCTTTTGAGGATTAGCTCCCCCTCGCGGGTTCGCTGCCCTTTGTCACCGCCATTGTAGCACGTGTGTAGCCCAGCCCGTAAGGGCCATGAGGACTTGACGTCATCCCCACCTTCCTCGCGGCTTATCACCGGCAGTCCCCCTAGAGTGCCCAACTCAATGATGGCAACTAGGGGCGAGGGTTGCGCTCGTTGCGGGACTTAACCCAACATCTCACGACACGAGCTGACGACAGCCATGCAGCACCTGTGTTCCCGC is a window of Microvirga lotononidis DNA encoding:
- a CDS encoding carbohydrate ABC transporter permease, with the protein product MKKVGLRILFYAAVVLLAAIVLLPFLWMLISSLKTQVDIVAWPPKFVFSPTVQNYYKVFEEQDFIRYFINSTVVALFAVGVSLLLGLPAAYSIARFSQKRLALVILLARLMPGISFLMPWYIIFSRLGLMDTYVALVLSHVLIALPIVVWIMSSYFETIPIELEESAMVDGASRHYIFLRIILPLSGPGIITATTLAFIFSWNNFLFSQVLSMEKTRTLPIAVFNFLSYADIDWGGVMAASVTIMAPALVLTMIFQRYVVSGLTMGAVKG
- a CDS encoding ABC transporter substrate-binding protein, encoding MALGLGLSGGAMAQTKEIRVLLANHPYGDILKAAIPQFEQQSGIKVNVESLQESQLSTKLTTEFATNSSSVDVFMTRPLQDGKLFAKNKWYEPLSGYDFSDYPANTVSIVTYDGKPNIVPLVTEWQVLFYRKDLLEAAGIKVPTNFDELAAAAEKLNTGGVAGLASRGKGAAAVTQLSSYVYNFGGQYLDKGVAVFDSKEAVDGIRYYGKVVGSYGPRGVTSMSWENILPLFQAGRIAMWTDASVFYGQITDPAKTSLGADKIGIANFPAGPKTNSPFYATSWGIAVASQSKKKDLAKTFLDWATSKELAAKAMVGNITMARTSVWEDPAVVAKVDPGLVETRAFVAKNGYPTDRPFMSAVGEARDLIGEIVLESINTKGASPQIDEMAKDRAAKVNKLLRDTGEYGQ
- a CDS encoding ABC transporter ATP-binding protein — protein: MASLQIVDVRKAYGSTKVIHGVDIAIEDGEFVILVGPSGCGKSTLLRMIAGLESISGGEIRIGSKVVNDMPPKERDIAMVFQNYALYPHMTVADNMAFSMKLRKASKTEIEERVGKAAQILGLTKLLDRYPRQLSGGQRQRVAMGRAIVRDPQVFLFDEPLSNLDAKLRVQMRTEIKQLHQRLKTTTVYVTHDQIEAMTMADKIVVMHDGIVEQIGAPLELYDRPANLFVAGFIGSPSMNFLKGRLQGGRFISENGTSLPVANAPAASDGKPVIYGVRPEHFILDEANGLPAEVAVVEPTGSETQVFAKFGGADVVGVFRERVDAQPGQQIRVTPDPRLVHLFDEQTGKRL
- a CDS encoding metallophosphoesterase, whose product is MFHLTFALPSIYVLVRFVWPLPWAPGVKIALAVALLMASQYHLWSRLSSGSVFSPEFPRAIVLLFNWAFGAIVLLAGMQIALDVAALVVRMVRPDGWATPDGARYTAGIAAMLISALGVSQAIRVPPLKDVEIAIPGLSPQFEGYRLLQLTDLHISRLFPREWTQAMVMQSNALDVDMIVVTGDLIDGSFDARDRDVEPLRDLHAKDGVWVVPGNHEYFFGYEEWMRQYANLGMQVLTNDHVVLNRDGGKLVLAGVTDLSASRTRNPAPDLSAALAGAPADAPIVLLDHQPRNAARAAERGIALQLSGHTHGGMILGLDRLVARANNGFVSGQYQVGNMTLYVNNGTALWPGFALRLGRPSELTRITLRRAAQHNRHLVLPMTSSKRELASVSSP
- a CDS encoding carbohydrate ABC transporter permease — encoded protein: MTQNSYADSNIRWIYPLPAILFVALLMVFPVLYTTYISLTNWTLTSGAAPSFVGLDNYAQVLIEPRFLQALWRTMVFTVSAVAVEAVLGVAAALLLNRAFVGRSVVKLLLLLPLVATPVAVGIVFNLFYDPTIGLANYVLEALGLPPSSWISAASTVIFSLVVVDVWQWTPMITLIVLAGLAALSDEPAEAARIDGANEWQIIRLITIPMVMPVIITAVILRLIDALKTFDIIFAMTGGGPGYASETLNLIGYKYSFEYFRMGQAAVILVVLFLVVLACSVAITRLNKRTAT